In one window of Candidatus Scalindua sp. DNA:
- a CDS encoding DUF3520 domain-containing protein, which translates to MKIRYKLPDSEKSRLIHTPINRKNEYSQIDEVPGDIHFAASVAAFGQLLRGGEYTGQFTYEEVIKLAETASGKDPFGYRHEFINLVRLAESIR; encoded by the coding sequence TTGAAGATTCGTTACAAATTGCCGGATTCGGAAAAAAGCCGGCTGATTCATACACCCATCAATCGTAAAAATGAGTATTCTCAGATAGATGAGGTTCCCGGTGACATTCACTTTGCTGCTTCGGTAGCCGCATTCGGGCAACTCCTGCGGGGCGGGGAATATACCGGTCAATTCACATACGAAGAGGTGATCAAATTAGCAGAGACTGCATCAGGGAAAGATCCATTTGGTTACCGGCATGAGTTCATTAATCTGGTACGACTGGCTGAATCTATCAGGTAA
- a CDS encoding sigma 54-interacting transcriptional regulator codes for MKKEEYNHEKFSELRQIAERKLKSKTNLKGDLLNADVLKMSNEDACRLAYELQVHQIELEMQNEELRKAQGDLESSRDKYTFLYDHAPAGYFTINEKGLIQEANLTGAVMLGTEQRQLIAQPFSKFIARADQDKYYLLRNHLFKNTKNMVCDLVMIRRDSTQFHARIDCTVKYDEMRCSRQCMAMVTDITRQKQAEDKIKAAFLESLNHKQNLDAIFKSMRDGIILLDSEQRIAEFNDSARRICGLPDIKKARGRRFETLIKSCGGECLQAVTETLKTKLPAHRDRFECSRCLVSITTNPILDTRGQFAGCTLVVKDETRLAILEDNLLERQRLQNIVGKSGGMHKIFSLIEALSGTSTTVLITGENGTGKGLVAEALHYYEKGGQNKPFVVVSCSSLSENVLESELFGHVKGSFTGAVSDRVGRFQKADGGTIFLDEIGDISHTMQLRLLRILEEKIFERVGDSVPIKVDVRIIAATNQDLRRKVTQGKFREDLYHRLKVVEITMPPLRDRSEDIPLLIEYFIKKLNIRLHKNIESVSATVLKRFMDYRWPGNIRQLYNTMEYAFVTCTKSCITIENLPSDFDNVRNRDRQAKETANLKDRNQIVKALEKSGWNKAKAARMLGVHRVTIYKLMKKHSIKE; via the coding sequence ATGAAAAAAGAAGAATATAACCATGAAAAATTCTCTGAACTACGCCAGATAGCAGAGAGAAAGCTCAAATCCAAAACGAATCTGAAAGGGGATCTGTTAAATGCGGATGTCCTCAAAATGTCAAACGAGGATGCCTGCAGGTTGGCTTATGAATTGCAGGTGCACCAGATTGAGCTGGAGATGCAGAATGAGGAGCTGCGTAAGGCACAGGGAGATCTGGAGAGCTCAAGAGACAAGTATACTTTTCTGTATGACCATGCACCGGCTGGATATTTTACGATAAATGAAAAAGGATTGATCCAGGAGGCCAATTTGACGGGAGCGGTAATGCTGGGAACAGAGCAAAGGCAGTTGATCGCACAACCATTTTCAAAATTCATTGCCAGGGCTGATCAAGACAAATACTACCTGCTGCGTAATCATCTGTTTAAAAATACAAAGAACATGGTATGTGATTTGGTTATGATAAGGAGAGACAGCACCCAGTTCCATGCAAGAATCGATTGTACGGTTAAATATGATGAAATGAGGTGTTCCCGGCAATGTATGGCAATGGTTACCGACATTACCAGGCAAAAGCAGGCCGAGGATAAGATCAAGGCAGCTTTTCTCGAGAGTCTGAATCATAAACAAAACCTTGATGCAATCTTTAAGAGTATGAGGGACGGCATTATTCTGCTGGATAGTGAGCAGAGAATAGCAGAATTCAATGATTCAGCAAGAAGAATCTGCGGCTTACCCGATATCAAAAAGGCCAGGGGTAGAAGGTTTGAAACGCTCATAAAAAGTTGTGGAGGTGAATGTCTGCAGGCGGTAACGGAGACACTGAAGACAAAGCTTCCCGCTCACAGAGACCGCTTTGAATGTTCCAGGTGCCTGGTCAGTATAACAACAAACCCGATTTTAGACACCAGGGGACAATTTGCCGGTTGTACTCTGGTCGTAAAAGATGAAACCCGGCTTGCTATCCTTGAGGATAATTTGCTGGAGCGGCAGAGGCTGCAGAACATCGTAGGCAAAAGCGGAGGCATGCACAAGATTTTTTCTTTGATTGAGGCATTGTCAGGAACATCGACAACGGTGTTGATTACGGGTGAAAACGGTACAGGAAAGGGGCTGGTAGCCGAAGCATTGCACTACTATGAAAAGGGGGGGCAGAACAAACCTTTTGTGGTGGTAAGCTGTTCCTCTTTGTCTGAAAATGTCCTGGAGAGCGAACTGTTTGGTCACGTTAAGGGCTCATTTACCGGTGCTGTCAGTGACAGGGTTGGAAGGTTTCAGAAGGCTGACGGCGGTACTATCTTTCTGGATGAAATAGGAGACATATCGCACACGATGCAATTGCGTTTATTAAGAATCCTTGAGGAAAAAATCTTTGAACGTGTTGGGGACTCGGTTCCCATCAAAGTTGATGTCAGGATAATAGCTGCCACGAATCAGGATCTTCGAAGAAAGGTTACTCAGGGGAAATTCAGGGAAGACCTCTATCACCGGTTAAAGGTAGTGGAAATTACAATGCCTCCTCTCAGGGACAGATCTGAAGACATTCCGCTTCTGATAGAGTATTTTATAAAAAAACTTAATATACGGTTACACAAAAACATTGAATCGGTAAGCGCAACTGTTTTAAAGAGATTTATGGACTACCGATGGCCGGGGAATATAAGACAGCTCTATAACACAATGGAATATGCTTTTGTCACTTGTACCAAATCATGCATCACCATAGAAAATTTGCCGTCAGATTTTGACAATGTGAGGAATCGTGACAGGCAAGCGAAAGAAACAGCCAATCTGAAAGATCGGAATCAAATCGTCAAAGCATTAGAAAAAAGTGGCTGGAACAAGGCCAAGGCAGCACGGATGCTTGGCGTTCATCGTGTGACAATCTACAAATTGATGAAAAAGCACAGTATAAAAGAATAA
- a CDS encoding PAS domain-containing protein, which translates to MADKKKRETKRSSEKKVSTLKKKTASPVNSGVKTGRKASGSACDREKNFPVVGIGASAGGLEAIEGFIVNLPAHSNLAVVIIQHLAPSYKSIMGSLLSKYTKMRIVEIKDGMKIEPDTVYMNPPDSDVAVMNRTFQLITPLETHAARLPIDFFFRSLSEDQGEKAVCIVLSGTGTDGTLGLKAIKGAGGMTMVQSEKQAKYDSMPRNAINTGLVDFILPVEKMGGELIKYSKHPYIEKPDAVGTSEQTYQNTITKILLQIRAKTGHDFSNYKQNTTRRRIERRMAVHQIEKVSDYLTYLREKPGEVEALYKDMLIGVTSFFRDPDAFEILKEKVLTSLLKNGSSTCNLRIWVPGCATGEEAYSIAMLIAELKVEMGRNCSVQLFGADIDSDAIEFARAGIYPDSIAADVSEERLNHFFIKEEGGYKIKKQIREMVVFAVHSLIKDPPFSRLDLVSCRNVLIYMDTNLQKEILPVFNYTLNRDGYLFLGTSETIGEFSDIFSVVNSKWKIYKRKGAFIESPGRFPAISIEKIGTGIDLEQQDGNRMLIGTNIYQQAEREVINAYAPPFVVINTKHDVLYVNGQVYKYLLTPVGVPSFNIIKMAHDDLRYKLITLLHKIARKRETVTACGLKIKYNDTFLTIDLTVRPLAAADDTEGLMIVIFEEKSAQEKIVQGKISSSKTKKEDMKITTLQQELQSTREYLQAAVEELETANEELKSTNEELQSTNEELQSTNEELETSKEEQQSTNEELETVNSELQNKVNELSRANNDLNNLLASTEIATIFLDTRLNVVRFTPSATSLFSFRPTDINRPISDINTKFENETLYNDTQEVLRTLIQKEKNIKTQDQHWYNMRILPYRTVENIIDGVVITFVDITTLVKTGEIARSLGTFPNENPNPVLRIARDGTILFTNNAGRYFLECWKCSLNDKISTHWKNITKKVLVSNKIRRMEETIGGRIFMLEFVPVKEAEYVNLYGHEISEYKLSKKAGNVSDG; encoded by the coding sequence ATGGCCGATAAAAAAAAGAGAGAAACGAAAAGGAGTTCTGAAAAAAAGGTGAGTACTCTCAAGAAAAAAACCGCCTCGCCTGTTAATAGCGGGGTCAAGACAGGAAGAAAGGCGTCAGGGAGCGCCTGTGACAGGGAAAAGAACTTCCCTGTTGTAGGGATAGGTGCTTCTGCCGGAGGACTTGAGGCCATTGAGGGGTTCATTGTCAACCTGCCTGCTCACAGTAACCTTGCCGTTGTGATTATCCAGCACCTTGCCCCTAGCTATAAAAGCATTATGGGCTCTCTTCTTTCAAAATATACGAAGATGAGGATAGTGGAAATAAAAGACGGAATGAAGATTGAGCCGGACACCGTATATATGAATCCGCCTGACAGTGATGTTGCTGTTATGAACCGCACTTTTCAGTTAATAACCCCCCTTGAAACTCATGCTGCCAGATTGCCCATTGATTTCTTTTTCCGCTCACTTTCCGAAGATCAGGGTGAGAAAGCAGTCTGCATTGTCCTCTCCGGTACCGGAACAGATGGTACCCTTGGTCTCAAGGCAATCAAAGGTGCCGGCGGGATGACCATGGTACAGTCAGAAAAGCAGGCAAAATATGACAGCATGCCAAGAAATGCCATAAATACCGGACTTGTTGATTTTATCCTGCCTGTGGAAAAAATGGGAGGAGAACTGATAAAATATAGTAAACATCCTTATATTGAAAAACCGGATGCAGTTGGTACCTCAGAACAAACATACCAGAATACGATAACAAAGATACTTTTACAGATCCGGGCAAAAACAGGTCATGATTTTTCCAACTATAAACAGAATACTACTAGGAGAAGGATTGAGAGACGAATGGCCGTTCATCAGATTGAGAAGGTATCAGATTATCTCACGTATCTCCGGGAAAAACCTGGTGAAGTAGAAGCCCTGTACAAAGACATGCTCATAGGAGTTACAAGTTTTTTCAGAGATCCTGACGCCTTTGAGATCCTTAAAGAAAAGGTACTCACTTCTCTTTTGAAAAACGGGAGCTCCACGTGTAATCTCCGTATATGGGTCCCCGGTTGTGCTACCGGTGAAGAGGCTTACTCGATAGCGATGCTCATTGCAGAGCTTAAAGTTGAGATGGGAAGGAATTGCAGTGTACAGTTATTTGGCGCGGATATAGATAGCGACGCTATAGAGTTTGCCCGCGCGGGGATCTATCCTGATAGTATTGCGGCAGACGTGTCTGAGGAGAGATTAAATCATTTTTTTATAAAAGAAGAAGGTGGCTATAAAATAAAAAAACAGATCCGGGAAATGGTGGTTTTTGCTGTCCACAGTCTCATTAAAGACCCTCCCTTCTCAAGACTGGACCTGGTCTCGTGCAGGAATGTCTTGATATACATGGATACGAATCTGCAGAAGGAAATACTTCCTGTCTTCAATTATACCCTCAACAGGGATGGATATCTGTTCCTCGGTACTTCTGAAACCATAGGAGAATTTTCCGATATTTTTTCAGTAGTTAATTCCAAATGGAAAATTTATAAACGAAAAGGAGCATTTATTGAAAGTCCCGGGAGGTTCCCTGCCATTTCAATCGAGAAGATAGGAACAGGCATTGACCTTGAGCAGCAGGATGGAAACAGGATGCTCATAGGCACTAATATTTACCAGCAGGCAGAGAGGGAGGTTATTAATGCATACGCCCCTCCGTTTGTGGTGATCAATACAAAACATGACGTCCTCTATGTCAATGGCCAGGTATACAAGTATTTATTAACACCGGTGGGTGTCCCCAGCTTTAATATCATAAAGATGGCACATGATGACCTGCGATACAAACTCATTACGCTTCTTCACAAAATAGCCAGGAAAAGAGAAACGGTCACTGCTTGCGGACTGAAGATAAAGTACAATGACACTTTTCTGACTATTGACCTGACTGTCAGGCCACTTGCTGCGGCTGATGACACAGAGGGCTTAATGATCGTAATATTTGAGGAAAAATCAGCGCAGGAAAAAATTGTCCAGGGAAAAATATCTTCTTCTAAAACGAAAAAGGAAGATATGAAAATAACTACCCTGCAACAGGAATTACAATCGACCAGAGAGTATCTGCAGGCTGCCGTTGAAGAGCTGGAGACCGCTAACGAGGAGCTTAAATCAACCAATGAGGAGTTGCAGTCCACGAACGAGGAACTGCAGTCCACGAACGAGGAGCTGGAGACCTCCAAGGAGGAGCAGCAATCAACCAACGAGGAGCTGGAGACCGTAAATTCAGAACTCCAGAACAAAGTAAACGAATTGTCACGCGCCAACAACGATCTCAATAACCTCCTTGCAAGCACAGAGATAGCCACCATCTTTCTGGATACGAGGCTCAACGTTGTTCGATTTACTCCCTCTGCAACCTCTTTGTTCAGTTTCAGGCCGACAGATATAAATCGTCCAATCAGTGATATTAACACTAAATTTGAAAATGAAACTCTTTATAACGATACGCAGGAGGTGCTGAGAACGCTGATACAGAAGGAGAAAAACATAAAAACTCAGGACCAGCACTGGTATAATATGCGTATTTTGCCATACAGAACGGTAGAAAATATCATAGATGGCGTGGTTATTACGTTTGTTGATATTACAACCCTTGTGAAGACAGGTGAAATTGCAAGGAGTTTAGGAACCTTTCCAAACGAAAATCCAAACCCTGTGTTGAGAATCGCACGAGACGGTACGATACTCTTTACAAATAATGCGGGGCGGTATTTCCTGGAGTGCTGGAAATGCAGTCTTAATGATAAGATTTCAACCCACTGGAAAAATATTACGAAGAAAGTGCTGGTTTCAAATAAAATCAGGCGAATGGAAGAGACAATCGGGGGACGCATTTTCATGTTAGAATTCGTTCCGGTAAAAGAGGCAGAGTATGTAAATTTATATGGCCATGAAATCAGTGAATATAAACTCAGTAAAAAAGCAGGTAACGTATCGGACGGTTAG
- a CDS encoding M20 family metallopeptidase: protein MRDMLRKEVTRILENAIRLRHQFHQIPERSFKEKKTAELIAQELRKMGLTIEDGFFGTGIAATIKGKRPGNTIALRADMDALNIEEKTSKPYSSRHKGFSHCCGHDGHIVCTLEATRILVRLKKQLAGSVRVVFQPGEENGTGARAMIDAGALGNPLPTAIFALHAWPHLESGVVASKSGLITSAIDYFRITVKGKGGHGARPHESISPIIGISRIAQKISELTRKGDRNKPPCVVSVGMIQGGKEPNVIPDRASLEGTIRSLNETDRQQTVDKFKKAVKKICTEERLGVDIDFLKYGPPVHNHPDLYHLFEKVGEELLIPEKRAYITEQSMGSEDFGNFTNLLPGLLIRLGMGKSSPQLHTSRFDFCDGSLESGITILAGLAMKATQSDWKISTG from the coding sequence ATGCGAGACATGCTCCGTAAAGAAGTAACCAGAATACTTGAGAATGCAATCAGATTAAGGCATCAGTTCCATCAGATACCTGAAAGGTCGTTTAAAGAAAAAAAAACAGCAGAATTGATTGCACAGGAACTGAGAAAAATGGGACTCACTATTGAAGATGGATTTTTCGGAACAGGTATTGCCGCGACCATAAAGGGGAAACGGCCCGGAAACACCATCGCCCTGCGAGCTGACATGGACGCACTTAACATTGAAGAGAAAACCTCAAAACCGTACAGCTCCAGACATAAAGGTTTTTCACACTGCTGCGGTCATGATGGGCACATCGTCTGTACATTAGAAGCAACCAGGATACTTGTCAGACTGAAGAAACAGCTGGCGGGAAGTGTGAGGGTCGTTTTTCAACCTGGAGAAGAAAACGGTACAGGTGCGCGGGCAATGATAGACGCTGGTGCATTGGGCAACCCGTTACCGACTGCAATTTTCGCGTTACATGCATGGCCTCATCTGGAATCGGGTGTTGTTGCTTCAAAATCCGGTCTGATAACCTCTGCAATTGATTATTTCCGTATCACTGTAAAAGGGAAAGGCGGTCATGGGGCGCGGCCTCATGAAAGTATCAGTCCGATTATAGGTATTTCACGCATAGCACAGAAGATAAGTGAGCTTACCCGGAAAGGTGATCGCAACAAACCTCCCTGTGTCGTAAGTGTCGGAATGATACAGGGAGGCAAAGAGCCAAATGTCATACCTGACCGTGCATCTCTCGAAGGTACGATCCGGTCTCTGAATGAAACAGACCGTCAGCAGACAGTTGATAAATTCAAGAAAGCGGTGAAGAAAATCTGCACTGAAGAGCGCTTGGGCGTCGACATCGATTTCCTGAAATATGGCCCCCCCGTACATAACCATCCGGATCTGTACCATCTGTTCGAAAAGGTTGGAGAAGAGCTCCTGATCCCTGAAAAACGGGCGTATATCACCGAACAGAGTATGGGGTCAGAAGATTTTGGAAATTTTACAAACCTCCTCCCCGGCCTTCTCATTCGATTAGGAATGGGAAAGTCTTCACCACAGCTTCATACAAGCAGATTTGATTTTTGTGATGGATCTCTTGAGTCAGGAATCACGATACTGGCTGGTCTGGCAATGAAGGCAACACAAAGTGATTGGAAGATCAGTACAGGATAA
- a CDS encoding c-type cytochrome encodes MLQRVIVVIVLQAAIGYFAVPEITADEIDAQTLYKNHCITCHGEDGKGKTDLGEGLGARDFTDKEFQDSITDEQIIEQITNGTEEKMFPFKEKLTVAEIKSLVSVVRAFGEK; translated from the coding sequence ATGCTTCAGAGGGTAATAGTTGTCATCGTCTTACAGGCTGCCATCGGATATTTCGCAGTACCGGAAATAACGGCAGATGAAATTGACGCACAGACATTATACAAAAATCACTGTATAACGTGCCATGGTGAAGACGGGAAAGGAAAAACTGATTTAGGAGAAGGGCTAGGGGCTCGGGACTTTACGGACAAAGAGTTTCAGGATTCGATTACCGATGAGCAGATTATTGAACAAATTACAAATGGAACCGAAGAAAAGATGTTCCCCTTTAAGGAGAAACTTACCGTAGCTGAGATTAAGTCCCTGGTTTCCGTTGTAAGGGCATTTGGAGAGAAGTAG
- a CDS encoding response regulator has product MDKILIVDDMEVILTSLKILLSREGYDVSTACSYDDAMGKMSGTDFDLVLSDINMGEKTGIDVLKEVRKRDPICPVILHTGAPDIKGESEAKRLGAYDYLSKPIERETLLKSVRMALSHK; this is encoded by the coding sequence ATGGACAAAATACTTATCGTTGATGATATGGAGGTTATTTTGACTTCCCTTAAAATACTTCTTTCCCGTGAGGGTTACGATGTATCTACGGCCTGCAGCTACGACGATGCAATGGGAAAGATGTCCGGGACTGATTTCGATTTAGTGCTTTCCGACATCAATATGGGAGAGAAAACAGGGATCGATGTCTTGAAAGAGGTAAGAAAAAGAGATCCCATCTGTCCGGTAATCCTGCACACCGGGGCTCCCGATATCAAGGGTGAGTCTGAAGCCAAACGTTTGGGTGCTTACGACTATCTATCAAAACCTATAGAACGGGAAACCTTATTAAAGAGTGTCCGCATGGCACTCAGTCATAAATAA
- a CDS encoding YbdK family carboxylate-amine ligase → MEPFKQNSFPTLGVEEEFHLIAPETAELVPAVNEVMEHLDADMQERVCYELLQCVIENRTGVYQTADELIENISRGRTLLAECCNARNINLVASGSHPFSNWKRQPFIETEHYRWVRDNHGYIANRMLAFGLHIHVGVYNEEIAIYVMNEMKRWTYPLLALSANSPYYDGMETGLDSTRTHLFHSMPRTKFAPHFTSFPELVAYYEKLLAAGDITRPGDLWWIIRPQPPFGTVEFRIFDLPTSVRRIGAFAAILQAAVATYQDAFLAGKPSTVFHSGYLEQNWWSAVSKGLKGNMVEPETGEVLTTPCQLNRLLNFVSPKGKALNTERHLDFAGNMIEEGNEAELQRVIYQQCGRDFRALELILAKQTVQP, encoded by the coding sequence GTGGAACCATTTAAACAAAACAGTTTTCCGACATTGGGAGTGGAAGAAGAATTCCACTTGATAGCTCCAGAAACAGCAGAACTTGTACCGGCTGTTAATGAGGTCATGGAGCACCTTGATGCTGATATGCAGGAGAGAGTATGCTACGAACTCCTTCAGTGCGTTATAGAGAACCGCACGGGTGTTTATCAAACAGCAGATGAACTCATCGAAAATATATCCCGGGGGAGAACTCTCCTTGCAGAGTGCTGTAACGCACGCAACATAAACCTTGTCGCCAGTGGCAGCCATCCTTTCAGCAACTGGAAGAGGCAGCCTTTTATAGAAACAGAGCATTACCGATGGGTTCGTGACAATCATGGATATATTGCTAATCGCATGCTCGCCTTCGGACTGCACATCCATGTCGGGGTGTACAATGAGGAGATTGCCATTTATGTAATGAACGAAATGAAACGATGGACTTATCCTTTACTCGCCCTCTCGGCAAACTCTCCCTACTATGATGGTATGGAAACCGGACTGGATTCCACACGGACACATCTTTTCCACTCTATGCCCAGGACTAAATTTGCACCGCACTTTACATCATTTCCCGAACTTGTTGCGTATTATGAAAAACTTCTTGCCGCTGGTGATATTACCCGGCCTGGTGATCTATGGTGGATCATACGTCCTCAACCCCCGTTTGGTACTGTTGAGTTCCGAATCTTCGATCTTCCTACATCTGTTCGCCGTATAGGTGCATTTGCCGCCATTTTGCAGGCGGCTGTCGCTACCTACCAGGACGCTTTCCTGGCAGGTAAGCCTTCTACTGTTTTCCATTCAGGATATCTTGAACAGAATTGGTGGTCAGCGGTCAGCAAGGGACTGAAAGGAAATATGGTTGAGCCGGAAACGGGTGAAGTCCTTACCACACCCTGTCAGCTGAACCGCCTGTTGAATTTTGTCTCTCCGAAGGGAAAAGCGCTCAACACTGAACGGCATCTTGATTTTGCAGGAAACATGATTGAAGAGGGAAACGAGGCAGAGCTACAGAGAGTTATCTATCAGCAGTGCGGAAGAGATTTTCGCGCACTTGAGCTGATACTGGCTAAACAAACGGTTCAGCCGTAA
- a CDS encoding sigma 54-interacting transcriptional regulator: MESNVIRIFKQVCCKLWGMDIQIYDESGNRVGECSDFSNPFCNFIHTSKEGVRNCREFVKRYLKPGNTPHKPFSCECYAGLYCIVVPVIVNSGKYVGSIIGTGMKLSKINGLDHRAQLTELSKAGLDVTVAEQYFEGLKSSNGHSQEDVIDFVELIARDVIIYYEMLQEQKIMREKRASLLDKIYSEKYKDLIGVSPAMKKVFRMLELIEKTEKTVLIQGETGTGKELLAAAIHYNSPRKDKVFIIQNCSAFNDALLTSELFGHEKGSFTGAVAEKDGLFQIADGGTLFLDEIGDMSLENQAKLLRILEHGTFSRVGGTRVLKTDVRIIAATNRKLDEMVGQGLFRKDLFYRLNTVPLFAPSLRNRKEDIIPLAFHFLDSHTKGQNGEIKDIDQDVFKMLVAYDWPGNVRELKNIVERLVIMSAQERTINADLLRKQLRINTCSEPVIKANGKGTKLKGILKYVEREIIEHTLLKAKWNKTITSRNLGISRASLNMKIEQYGILRGKIMVKTQ; the protein is encoded by the coding sequence TTGGAATCAAACGTGATCAGGATATTTAAGCAGGTTTGCTGCAAGTTGTGGGGAATGGATATTCAGATTTATGATGAGTCTGGTAACCGTGTCGGTGAGTGTTCAGACTTTTCAAATCCTTTCTGCAACTTCATACACACGTCAAAGGAAGGTGTCCGGAACTGTCGTGAATTTGTAAAGAGATATCTCAAGCCGGGTAACACACCTCATAAACCTTTCAGCTGCGAATGTTACGCAGGTCTGTACTGTATAGTTGTTCCAGTCATAGTTAATAGTGGGAAATATGTTGGTTCCATTATTGGTACAGGGATGAAGCTGTCAAAAATCAACGGTCTGGATCATCGGGCTCAATTAACAGAGCTGTCAAAGGCTGGTTTAGATGTAACAGTGGCTGAACAGTATTTTGAGGGTCTGAAAAGTTCAAATGGTCACTCTCAAGAGGATGTGATTGATTTTGTTGAACTGATAGCCAGGGACGTAATAATTTATTATGAGATGCTTCAGGAACAGAAAATCATGAGGGAAAAACGGGCATCTCTTCTGGACAAGATCTATTCAGAAAAGTATAAGGATTTAATTGGTGTGAGCCCGGCAATGAAAAAGGTTTTCAGAATGCTGGAACTTATAGAAAAAACAGAAAAAACAGTTTTGATCCAGGGAGAAACCGGTACCGGAAAAGAGTTGCTTGCGGCTGCCATACATTACAATAGTCCCCGTAAAGATAAGGTCTTTATCATCCAGAATTGCTCTGCATTTAATGATGCACTCCTGACATCCGAGTTATTCGGCCATGAAAAAGGATCCTTTACCGGTGCCGTAGCGGAGAAAGACGGGCTGTTCCAGATTGCAGACGGGGGAACCTTATTCCTGGATGAAATCGGAGATATGAGTTTGGAAAACCAGGCCAAGCTCCTGCGTATTCTGGAACATGGAACATTTTCCCGGGTGGGAGGTACCAGGGTATTAAAAACCGATGTCCGAATTATCGCTGCAACAAATAGAAAACTCGATGAGATGGTCGGACAAGGCCTGTTCCGAAAAGACCTGTTCTATAGACTGAATACCGTACCTCTCTTTGCCCCTTCTCTGAGAAACAGGAAAGAGGATATCATACCACTGGCCTTTCATTTTTTAGATTCCCACACAAAAGGACAGAATGGTGAAATAAAGGATATCGATCAGGATGTCTTCAAAATGCTTGTAGCTTATGATTGGCCGGGGAATGTACGGGAACTGAAGAACATTGTTGAACGGCTGGTTATCATGTCAGCTCAGGAAAGGACTATCAATGCAGATCTTCTCAGAAAACAGTTAAGGATAAACACCTGTTCCGAACCAGTTATTAAAGCGAATGGAAAGGGGACAAAACTAAAGGGCATTCTCAAATATGTCGAAAGGGAAATCATCGAGCATACACTGCTCAAGGCAAAATGGAATAAAACCATAACTTCAAGAAACCTCGGAATAAGCCGTGCAAGCCTGAATATGAAGATAGAACAATACGGCATTCTCCGTGGGAAAATAATGGTAAAAACTCAATAA